The following proteins come from a genomic window of Lolium rigidum isolate FL_2022 chromosome 5, APGP_CSIRO_Lrig_0.1, whole genome shotgun sequence:
- the LOC124655391 gene encoding pentatricopeptide repeat-containing protein At1g52620-like isoform X1: MGRALLLLGEMETKALLPTLVTYGTLMSWLGRKGDLEKITCLLSEMRERRLSPNVQIYNSVIDALCKCRSAAQAMAVLKQMFASGCDPDVVTFNTLISGLCREGRVLEAERLLREAIRRDVNPNLISYTSLIHGFCTRGEVMAASNLLVEMMERGYTPDVVTFGALIHGLVVAGQVSEALLVREKMTARQLIPDVNIYNVLISGLCKKKMLPAARNLLAEMLEQNVHPDKFVYTTLIDGFIRSENLGEARKIFEFMEQKGVHPDVVGYNAMIKGYCQFGMMNEAILCMNSMRKVGCIPDEFTYTTLITGYGKQGNIIGALRLLCDMMKRRCRPNVVTYSSLINGYCKLGDTYAAEGLFASMQSDGLFPNVITYTILIGSLFKKDEVIKADVYFEHMLLNRCSPSDITLHCLVTGLTNSMACIISPNCSSTVKMHDKHALLDIFKGLVNDKWGPRNSAYNSIIFSMCRHNMLGKALDIIDKMANKGYSPDSVTFISLLYGFCSVGKSKDWRSILPNEFRRDQLEIASRYTILFNQYVAKSVSCEVSSALQLYLEECRSS; encoded by the coding sequence ATGGGCAGGGCGCTGTTGCTCTTGGGTGAGATGGAGACCAAGGCGTTACTGCCAACCCTGGTAACGTATGGGACTCTTATGAGCTGGCTCGGGAGGAAGGGTGATCTGGAGAAGATTACTTGTTTGCTTTCGGAGATGCGAGAAAGAAGGTTGTCGCCCAATGTCCAGATTTATAACAGTGTCATCGATGCTTTATGCAAATGCCGGTCTGCGGCTCAGGCAATGGCGGTCTTGAAGCAGATGTTTGCGAGCGGCTGCGACCCAGATGTCGTCACTTTTAATACTTTGATATCTGGATTGTGCCGGGAGGGCCGTGTTCTAGAAGCTGAGCGTCTTCTGAGGGAGGCCATTAGGAGGGATGTAAACCCAAATCTAATTAGCTATACTTCACTGATTCATGGCTTCTGCACTAGAGGAGAAGTGATGGCTGCATCTAATTTGCTTGTGGAAATGATGGAAAGAGGGTATACTCCTGACGTGGTTACATTTGGTGCCCTGATTCATGGTCTTGTTGTTGCTGGGCAAGTCAGCGAGGCCTTGCTTGTTCGTGAGAAGATGACAGCGAGACAGCTTATTCCTGATGTTAACATATACAATGTATTGATTAGTGGCCTATGCAAGAAAAAGATGCTTCCTGCAGCTAGGAACCTTCTCGCGGAGATGCTCGAGCAAAATGTCCACCCTGATAAATTTGTCTACACCACATTGATCGATGGGTTCATTAGGAGTGAGAATCTTGGTGAGGCAAGGAAAATCTTCGAATTCATGGAACAAAAGGGTGTACACCCTGACGTTGTTGGCTATAATGCTATGATAAAAGGATACTGCCAGTTTGGAATGATGAATGAGGCTATTCTATGCATGAACAGCATGAGAAAGGTTGGGTGTATCCCAGATGAGTTTACATATACTACACTTATCACTGGCTATGGTAAACAAGGTAATATCATTGGAGCTCTAAGGTTATTGTGTGATATGATGAAACGAAGATGCCGACCAAATGTTGTTACCTACTCGTCACTAATAAATGGATACTGCAAGCTAGGTGATACATATGCTGCAGAAGGTCTGTTCGCAAGCATGCAATCTGATGGCCTGTTTCCAAATGTGATAACTTATACCATTCTAATTGGCAGCCTGTTTAAAAAGGATGAAGTGATCAAAGCTGATGTGTATTTCGAACACATGTTGCTTAATCGGTGTTCTCCTAGCGATATCACACTGCATTGCTTAGTTACTGGTCTCACTAACAGTATGGCTTGTATCATCAGTCCAAACTGCAGTAGTACAGTTAAGATGCATGACAAACATGCTCTTTTGGACATATTCAAGGGTTTGGTTAATGACAAATGGGGTCCAAGAAATTCAGCTTACAATTCTATTATCTTTAGCATGTGCAGACATAATATGCTTGGAAAGGCATTGGACATAATAGATAAGATGGCAAACAAAGGGTACTCACCAGACTCTGTCACTTTCATTTCACTTCTGTATGGCTTTTGTTCTGTTGGCAAATCAAAGGATTGGAGGAGCATCCTTCCGAATGAATTTCGGCGAGATCAACTTGAGATAGCCTCGAGGTACACAATACTATTTAACCAATATGTAGCAAAATCAGTTAGTTGTGAAGTCTCTAGTGCCCTGCAGTTATATCTCGAAGAATGTAGATCCTCATAA
- the LOC124655391 gene encoding pentatricopeptide repeat-containing protein At1g52620-like isoform X2, with amino-acid sequence MGRALLLLGEMETKALLPTLVTYGTLMSWLGRKGDLEKITCLLSEMRERRLSPNVQIYNSVIDALCKCRSAAQAMAVLKQMFASGCDPDVVTFNTLISGLCREGRVLEAERLLREAIRRDVNPNLISYTSLIHGFCTRGEVMAASNLLVEMMERGYTPDVVTFGALIHGLVVAGQVSEALLVREKMTARQLIPDVNIYNVLISGLCKKKMLPAARNLLAEMLEQNVHPDKFVYTTLIDGFIRSENLGEARKIFEFMEQKGVHPDVVGYNAMIKGYCQFGMMNEAILCMNSMRKVGCIPDEFTYTTLITGYGKQGNIIGALRLLCDMMKRRCRPNVVTYSSLINGYCKLGDTYAAEGLFASMQSDGLFPNVITYTILIGSLFKKDEVIKADVYFEHMLLNRCSPSDITLHCLVTGLTNSMACIISPNCSSTVKMHDKHALLDIFKGLVNDKWGPRNSAYNSIIFSMCRHNMLGKALDIIDKMANKGYSPDSVTFISLLYGFCSVGKSKDWRSILPNEFRRDQLEIASSKSRQ; translated from the exons ATGGGCAGGGCGCTGTTGCTCTTGGGTGAGATGGAGACCAAGGCGTTACTGCCAACCCTGGTAACGTATGGGACTCTTATGAGCTGGCTCGGGAGGAAGGGTGATCTGGAGAAGATTACTTGTTTGCTTTCGGAGATGCGAGAAAGAAGGTTGTCGCCCAATGTCCAGATTTATAACAGTGTCATCGATGCTTTATGCAAATGCCGGTCTGCGGCTCAGGCAATGGCGGTCTTGAAGCAGATGTTTGCGAGCGGCTGCGACCCAGATGTCGTCACTTTTAATACTTTGATATCTGGATTGTGCCGGGAGGGCCGTGTTCTAGAAGCTGAGCGTCTTCTGAGGGAGGCCATTAGGAGGGATGTAAACCCAAATCTAATTAGCTATACTTCACTGATTCATGGCTTCTGCACTAGAGGAGAAGTGATGGCTGCATCTAATTTGCTTGTGGAAATGATGGAAAGAGGGTATACTCCTGACGTGGTTACATTTGGTGCCCTGATTCATGGTCTTGTTGTTGCTGGGCAAGTCAGCGAGGCCTTGCTTGTTCGTGAGAAGATGACAGCGAGACAGCTTATTCCTGATGTTAACATATACAATGTATTGATTAGTGGCCTATGCAAGAAAAAGATGCTTCCTGCAGCTAGGAACCTTCTCGCGGAGATGCTCGAGCAAAATGTCCACCCTGATAAATTTGTCTACACCACATTGATCGATGGGTTCATTAGGAGTGAGAATCTTGGTGAGGCAAGGAAAATCTTCGAATTCATGGAACAAAAGGGTGTACACCCTGACGTTGTTGGCTATAATGCTATGATAAAAGGATACTGCCAGTTTGGAATGATGAATGAGGCTATTCTATGCATGAACAGCATGAGAAAGGTTGGGTGTATCCCAGATGAGTTTACATATACTACACTTATCACTGGCTATGGTAAACAAGGTAATATCATTGGAGCTCTAAGGTTATTGTGTGATATGATGAAACGAAGATGCCGACCAAATGTTGTTACCTACTCGTCACTAATAAATGGATACTGCAAGCTAGGTGATACATATGCTGCAGAAGGTCTGTTCGCAAGCATGCAATCTGATGGCCTGTTTCCAAATGTGATAACTTATACCATTCTAATTGGCAGCCTGTTTAAAAAGGATGAAGTGATCAAAGCTGATGTGTATTTCGAACACATGTTGCTTAATCGGTGTTCTCCTAGCGATATCACACTGCATTGCTTAGTTACTGGTCTCACTAACAGTATGGCTTGTATCATCAGTCCAAACTGCAGTAGTACAGTTAAGATGCATGACAAACATGCTCTTTTGGACATATTCAAGGGTTTGGTTAATGACAAATGGGGTCCAAGAAATTCAGCTTACAATTCTATTATCTTTAGCATGTGCAGACATAATATGCTTGGAAAGGCATTGGACATAATAGATAAGATGGCAAACAAAGGGTACTCACCAGACTCTGTCACTTTCATTTCACTTCTGTATGGCTTTTGTTCTGTTGGCAAATCAAAGGATTGGAGGAGCATCCTTCCGAATGAATTTCGGCGAGATCAACTTGAGATAGCCTCGAG CAAATCGAGACAGTAA